The following are encoded together in the Tripterygium wilfordii isolate XIE 37 chromosome 3, ASM1340144v1, whole genome shotgun sequence genome:
- the LOC119995422 gene encoding fluoride export protein 1-like: protein MAAICNADEITSPLCGDSMEDKTTNLPKPLEYMSCIAHLGIFGILGVLARYLLQKLFGPGVANVTGDHSILYLDLPSNMIGSFLMGWLGVVFKEDISSGVSDFLAIGLSTGFLGSLTTFSGWNQKMLDLSVNGDWLFCLLGFLIGFFLVCYSIIFGIETAKGFKWVLKRMNNKGSSKTGTNHSNSINKWWIQLVVLIVLMIILALLWSISGILLVKEFNRNNARAQLCLACVVGPFGVWVRWLLARLNGCGLGRRERMKWVPFGTMIANVSAACVMAALAIIIKEVNTSTCNTIVTGIQFGFLGCLSTVSTFVAEFNAMSESNHPWRAYAYALMTIGLSFGLGTLIYSVPVWTRPYS from the coding sequence GAATTTACCGAAGCCACTGGAGTACATGTCGTGTATTGCCCATTTGGGAATTTTCGGAATATTAGGGGTTTTAGCAAGGTATTTGttgcaaaagctgtttggcccTGGTGTTGCTAATGTGACAGGTGACCATAGCATACTATACCTCGATCTTCCATCAAACATGATTGGTTCTTTCTTGATGGGTTGGTTGGGTGTTGTTTTCAAAGAAGACATATCAAGTGGTGTGTCTGATTTTCTAGCTATTGGATTGTCCACTGGTTTTCTTGGCAGCCTCACAACTTTCAGTGGATGGAATCAGAAAATGCTTGATTTGAGTGTCAATGGTGATTGGCTCTTCTGTTTGCTTGGATTTCTAATTgggttctttcttgtttgttatTCCATCATTTTTGGGATTGAGACAGCCAAAGGTTTCAAATGGGTTCTCAAAAGGATGAACAACAAGGGTAGTTCAAAGACTGGAACCAATCATTCTAATTCCATCAACAAGTGGTGGATACAATTGGTGGTTTTGATAGTGTTGATGATAATATTAGCCTTGTTGTGGAGTATAAGTGGAATATTACTAGTGAAGGAGTTCAACAGGAACAATGCAAGAGCTCAACTATGTTTGGCTTGTGTGGTTGGACCCTTTGGGGTTTGGGTTAGGTGGCTCTTGGCTAGACTAAATGGGTGCGGTTTGGGAAGGAGGGAGAGGATGAAATGGGTGCCATTTGGGACAATGATTGCCAATGTTTCTGCAGCTTGTGTCATGGCTGCACTTGCAATTATCATAAAAGAAGTGAACACAAGCACTTGCAATACCATTGTGACAGGAATTCAGTTTGGGTTTTTGGGTTGTTTGAGTACTGTTTCTACTTTTGTTGCAGAGTTTAATGCAATGAGCGAAAGCAACCATCCTTGGAGAGCTTATGCATATGCTCTAATGACAATAGGTTTGTCATTTGGATTAGGAACTCTGATATATTCTGTACCTGTTTGGACAAGACCATATAGCTAG